A stretch of DNA from Acipenser ruthenus chromosome 21, fAciRut3.2 maternal haplotype, whole genome shotgun sequence:
ATATCGCCAATGGTATTTTGAGTTGGGACCTAAAAAAAGATTCAGgcattttaacaacaacaacaaaagttaTTTATAAAAATTCGTGCTCCAAATGTATATTGGGAGTTTAATTTATCCACTTAAAATGTATACACGCCAGTTCGATGTTTCCGCACATTATTGGTTCCATCACCGCCAAGAGCAAAGCATACCGTGTATTTATCACATTAAATAGGATACAAGGATTGGGGAAGTAATAACGTCTCGCTTTTCAATTGATTGCCATGTGTAACCGTGGGAGTATAGGTCTGTTGTTTGTTTGCATAGCCTACGTCAGAAAAAGTGCTCTCTGTACCTGACAAATCCATAACAATGGGAGGCGCATTACCCTGCAGCAAGCAAGACACGGGATTAGTTTAACAATAGGTAGCAAAGTCTGAGATTTGTACAACCAACCACTGCAATAAACCGCGGGGATTAtgcgctgtccttacaaaggtaccaccaaatgttcctgtcacgACACTGCACTCTGACTGGTTATCACATTatggttaataaaacaatgaataatcctctcccaacgCCGAACCCCTAAAcgtaaggtcagtatcctatactgcagccattacacatctaaagtagttcatgtttggcagcgaataagcgtttttgttactttaaaaaaaaagtgaccggaggtgctgacttcctcagttctcctgacaggaacatttcgtagTACTTTTGTAAACACTGATTATGTAGCTGCAGAGaactgtccatggtgctgaaataGGCAACACGCTGGGATGGGGAAATCCGGGCCTGGAGTTCTGGTCGTACATAATTATAGCATAATGTTGAAGTGCTTTTGGGCGTGTGCAAGGGTTTAACTTTACAACTAAACAATTAATCTAGTCTGTatgatttgctttttttaaaaaacaaaatgataatttGAAGAATGAAATGTCACAAGTAAATTAGAatgtttgctctttttttttttttttttttttttttttaagcaggtgAGCGATTAAACCAGTATTTACCAACATACCTTACTTTATTTATAAGGACCTCGGTCATTGTACGTATAGTTGCATGAGCCACAGATGCCCGGCAGATGCCGCAGTTGTGCTGTGAAAGAGTGACCtgagttttttgtgtgtgtgtgtgtgtgtgtgtgttgaatactgtaaataaataacctgAACCTGTCCCGCTAAATGTAGGCCATGGACACAAATACAGCACGCGAAAATGCTGTAACTATGTTAGCTACCTTGTTATCCAGTAtgggaattatatatatatatatatatatacacacacacgctttTTTTTACATCAACCAAACGTTTAACCACCTGTGCAAGCTATTATGCAGTTACAGTACATATTATAAGCTTAAAGCAAACTTTAGTAACATTGTTTTCTAATAACGAAAAATAGAAAACGATGTATAATTTGCTAGTATTATATTAACCTTTTATTCTATTTGTGCTGTATTCTACGTTCAAGAAAACCTTAACAATCACACATCAGCACCACCGACTTTATCGCCTCCTGTATGGCGTGACCTCTTCTGCTTTCTTTTCTAATTGCTTCCACGCCATTTTACAGAACCAATCACTCCAATCAAAGTAGATATAAGCAGATAGCGCTTTAAATTTAATCCATCGCGTATTTGTTACCGGCATGTGTTCCCAGCATCAAATGCCTGGTTATTCTAAATAGTTACTGTAAACCAGCTGAATTCTTATGTGTTTTACGCATATAAAACGTTCCACCGTGTTAAACTATGCTTGGCCTCTATTTATAATAGTCACGAAggaggtttttttttcccttgataAAGGGAATTTTAATGGGCAGAATTGTcattaaatgtaaaattattttGAACGTCATCCACGTTGAGGTTATCTTGGACTCTGCAGGCGCAAACATTGTGTATAGATATCCCCGGTTTagataaatattaacaaaaaaagcaAACGACGCTTTATATTAGCTGGTTATAAATCAAGCAGCCCGCAAGGACACTGTGACAGAAAAATCAGGAGTCTCCCAGGTGGAGTATTTTCCCAGAGCCAGTAGGATAACTGGGTCTGTACCCCCCCTCGCCCCACCGCGGACCCCCATAGGTCTCataactgtttttctgtttgattgCTACCAAATACTAAGAAGCTTTACACTTATTAAGTAAAATTGTGTTGCTAAAATGATTATTGTTTCACAATTTCGCAGGCGATTTGTATGTCAAACGCTTTATCTCTAAGATATACCGTGAGCAGTTAAATATTAgcttacaacagaaaaaaaaaaaacacctgctctTCTACATGAGTGtatgtattaaaacaaatgtaattaacaAATGCAGCTACAATTTGGCAAGAATTGTTACAACGGATGTGGTTGACAGAAATGAATGATGTGTATATTATGTTCACATGCAACTACAGGTTAAGAAATTGAAACAACACGATATAAAATGAGGTAActtgttaaaataaacatatgTTCAAATGTAATGTCGTGTTTCCTGCTAAGCCTTATCAAGTTagaaaaatggaaaaatgcttttaaggtaatttaaaaaaacaaacttgcatTGATAAAGCAAATATATGAATGTAAACACAATAAAGTCGTGTCTAATGATctgttttgaattattatttaccCACACCACGAGGTATATAGACATAGAATAGATACATTCCAATAGCAGTACATATCAACACATATTCATATTATCTATATCGCTTAGAATTGAAACATACCGGGAATTCAGAGTGTAAACATCTGGTAGGCCTAAAACCATAATCTGGAATTATTTTAAGtttataaatgttgttttgttttcataattacaatatattttggCGGGTTgttgtttaatttatatatatatatatatatatatatatatatatatatatatatatatatatatatatatatatatatatatatatatatatatatatatatctccacttttgatgtttaaataaatacatttgcatagaAAGCTTAGTTCGGTTTTTAAGGAAATAACtaatttctaaaataataattcatattaaaaaatatttataataaataagttAAAGATGCGTTATATTTTGTTATACAATTAGAAAAGCGTGTTTAATATACTTAGATATGTTACGTTAAATCTGGTGTGTCCCTGAATATACACACAAGCATGAATgtacttatttaatttaattagatttttgttttactttttatataGACAGTGGGATATTCTCTATAATTCACCCCTTCTCTATACttccatttattttaaatcattgaAATCAATATTAATGATTATGCTAACGAATTAGATCACCGTAACCTTAAAGCCAACCTTTATATTGCTGACGgtagaaaagagagaaaaactattaaaaataataataatgaagaaaaaagtgaaaagaaatttaaactgaagaaaaaaaatccatcGAAATCAAAGTAGTTATGTTAAATGTAGCAAGTTTATTGAACTTCATATTCTCGTTCGATTACCTAGTAAGTACTACTTTAAACGCATTTATAACAACCGAATTAAATGGTGTACAGTAACACGGTTTCTAAATAGAAAATATAAATTTTGCTTCTCAAAACCGTGCCAATGCAGACATTATGTTAAAGCTGTTGTAGGAAAAGTTATAGAGCGATATGAGAAAATAAAAGGACAAGATGGAGGCTGAAAGGGGTCAGTCTTGCAATTAGCAGCGTTGTTTACATTTGGAGAGACAGCCCGGGAGCTGTCGAGACCTCAATATTTCTTTCGTGTAACTACCAATTTTTTCTCTGTTTGCAGGAGCTTCCATTTAATCTTGGAGGTAGGATGCCCTCCAGGGGTTACTGGAAGGGGCAAGCAATCAGCAAAAGAGATGGACAACACCGTTGGACTACCGGTGGTGCGGATTGGTTTTCGATCTTTTTTTTAAGGGAAGAAAGGAAAATACAAGTAAAACAGCTTCCTTTTGAACAATGCAGAAAGCCAAACAACTGCGTATATTCCGTGCCAGCAAAACATTACATACATGGTGGTAAAATCGAAAATGTGGATTTAAATAATCAATATTAATTTAAGATTTTACCTCTTAGTAGGCTGATCACATACTTTCTGAACTCTGTATATCAGATCAATAATATCTTCTATATGTCTGCGTCCTGAAGGCTTACTACTATAGGAAATGGTACCTTACATGATACGTGTACTTTTTGTCATTATTTTAATCGTCCAGATTTTTATCTTTGCATTGTTTATGGTAAAACATTTCCAGGTCTAGAAATACAGATTATCCTATTTGATTCATTAGGATCTCACTACATTTAATGAACCATAGTATTCACTTACGTAACTTTACGCAACGTGCTGGAAAATGGTAAAGGTAATGTCATGCAGAATTGAATTATTCTAGCATTATATGTATAGTGCATACATATAGGATCTTATCTGTTTTAATGCGGGATTGGTGATAAATGttataatattaatacattaatacatgcATGAGTGTTCATGTattacatataattgtattatataagtaatattttataatacaacACATATTAAGATTAATTAAGTATTTAACAAGCCACAAATTGGAATGCATTCTATAAGTGAATCAGGTTTAAAGCGAACAATAGAAAGACTGTGAGGGTATCTCTCTTTTTGAAAAGCGGGACTTGACCCTATTCTTTATTTAACACAGGGTCAGCTAGTCTGAATTGCCAGCGTTTACCATCTGATAACAGCAACAAGAGTCTCCAACAACATATTCTAATTCAAGTGGCTGTTTCCAGTATTGATCCATGCAAATGAATGGAGACTGGGGTCCAACAAATTATCGTAAAAATATCCTCAGGATCGAAGGAAACGAGCTTGTGCTGTTATGCTTTAGTGGGCTGTTTTGCCTTCTATGAGGTCGTCATTCTACATTTCACATTTCATGTCAGCCGCCAAGGTTATAATTTAAGGAGCAACTAAACTCCATGATTAGTTTCTCAAAAGGTAAAACAAAAAGCATTGCAAAAGCTAAATTACTCAAGCTGAAAAAAATGACACTTTCTGTTTGGAAAACATAATATGAATATGTGctcaaataaaagtaaaaatctgAAATATAATTTCAAATCACAATTTAAGATTCAGAATAGACCAGAACCACACGTTTTGCATTTTCTAAATATAACGTTACATcgaaataaaaacatacaattaaaaaaaaggtttgcgtAAATGGAATTACAGAAGAATTTATTTCCACCAAAACGCGAGTATTGGGTAAAGATTAACTTTCCTTTGTGCACATGAAGGAGAAAtggctctctttctctctgtgaaACGGATCAGTGCCCCTGACTCGCGCTCAGATTGACTGTCTCTCATTCTCCAGGGACAAATTAATGGAGACCTATCAGTTAATTAACAAAACCTCACTCAGGACCACGTCACTGGATCCAAACATGCTATCCACACaagcaaaacaacaaaattaaaaaaaaaaatgcaaacagctAACACGTGAATACGGCGCGCGCCAGTGATTTCAAAAGACCAGGAGAGCTACAATGTCCTTTGTCATCTATCCAACTACATTCAAACAACTAATTAGAAACTCAggtttcctaaaataataataataataataataataataataataataataataataataataataataataataataataatacaaaaaatgtattttaaaatgtataatatgcctttaaaaacattttagaacacttgcaaaaagcatttcatttcttATTTGCTTTGATAGTGTATAAACATATTTTcgacaataaaaacacacaagtcTGGtattatatgcatatatatatatatatatatatatatatatatatatatatatatatatatatatatatatatatatatatatatatatatacaccctaTCCATAAGAAGATACTCCTTAGTCTACCCAATGTTGGATCTAGGACCATTTGTGAACAATAGAAAGATCGTACACCGCAATAGACGAAGCTATATTGTACATGACGAAAAAATGCACATCAACATTAAACAAAGTATCTTGGGTgtttttattagtattagtatttatttatttattctgttcaTTACCGGTTTATTGCTAAATATTTACTATGCCATGTAGCTCACATATTTAAAACCACTCAAGTTGTATAAAGCAAGAACCGTCATAACGATTTATAGCTGTAGTATCACGTTCCAAAGAACCCATGGGTCGATATTTCAAATTGAAAACATAACCTCAGGTTTTTGAGAAGACAAGTTACAGAACTGGAGAAAACGCTGTAACGCATACGAGATTGCACTGTAGAATTTCTAAAACAAAATCAGCGTTACTTCACAGAACTTTAATAACATGCAGCTAAGAAATTGAGCTCATACTTCACCATGACCTTGCTTATGTTACTATCCTGTTCAATAGACGGAAACAGCAAGTACAAAACAAAATTGTCACACGTCAGTAAATGTCAATTATTATTCCCTCACCTGCAAGCCTGAGAGCGGACATTCTTTGGAATTCCGGCTCTTGAAGCCACTTCCACATTCTCCGAAAAGTCTCCCGGCCAGACTTGAGCTTGCTCCAAGGTTTGGGGTTCCTTAGCAGGTCAGAGAGGGTCCCTTGCGATCGGCACAGTACCCTCTGGGCAAAGATGGCCTGGGGGATGCTGTACCTTTTAAGCTCGGTGGTGATCCTCTGGGCTACTTCTTTGGTATTTACTTCTTCCATTTGCCCTGAATTGCCCCCATTGTTGCCCTGCGATCCAGACAGAGAGGATGCATTATGCTCCCTGGTGGAACCCAACACCTGGCCATGACTTTGGGCATTTAAGTGGTGGTGATGATGGATTCCGTTGATTTGCACCATACCCGCTGAAGAAGCGGTCATGTGCTGATCCCCGTGCCTTGCTAGCATGGCAGGGTGGTGGGCTTCAAATCCGTTGGGTGTCAGCATCTTCTCAGTGGGCATGGTGGCGCCAGGGTGGGCATAAGGTGGCAGACCCTGCTGGGAGTTGTGGATGCCTCCCAGCCCGGACCCTGACAAGGGAGACAGGCTTTGCCCCATGCCAGTGACATCCTTGTGGTATGGGGTGTAAAGATTGTTCATAGAAGCCAGAGCCCTGTCGTCCCTCATCAGTGTAAAACTGCCGCTCACGTTGCCTGGAATCCGCTGGTgagggtgatgatgatgatgatggtggtgatgatgatgggGAAACTTGTCCGAGACCGTCGAGATGGGAGGTAGCGACTGCAGAGGGGTTAAAGTGGTGTAGGTGCTGCTCATGCTCATACCGGGGGGTGCCTCGCAAGCCATGGTCATGGTGGGGTGCAGGTGCCCCGTTAAAGCGTGATCGGGGGGCCGATGGTGATGGTAGTCGCCGCCATCCAGAATGGATGCCATGCCCATGGAGCGAGCGTGGACTGACAAGTGGTTGCTGCGATGGGCCACCGAGCTTCTGTGATGAGGACTACTGCTGCTCATCAGATCAGCCGTAGTTGGCACCTGCTCATGGCTCACCCCGTGCAGATCGCCAATATTCTCCATCGTCAGCTGAGCATTCATTATTATTCGTGCAAGCGTGTGAACAAAACATCTATCTTGTCTGTTTGAGAAAGGTCCAAAGAAGTCTTCACATTAGAACAGCGGAATTGGTTTCCtttgaaatgcttattttttatgattactaatatggtgttttttttttttttggtatgaatTTAAGGCCCCCGTTTGTTTAAAACAGCATCAGCATCCGTGATCGCAGTCTGATCGTGTCCCTCGCCATCTCTAGCCATGTCTCGTACTGTTTCGATTTCTTTGGCCACAGCTCTGCAGCTGCGGCTCCAACAGTATGAGCATGCGCATTGGGTACATTGCGCTCCCTCCCAcaacccacacacagacacagaagcCGCTCCTCCAGCGTGACATCATGACTATTATGAAGGAGGATAGCTACCTGTCTAATGTACAGCTTGTGCATGTTTTAACCTGTAAACTGCATTTGTGTATGAGAGACGCCATGCGCCTAAACATGATTAAATAATTAGCATTTAATTTATGGTTTTAGTTTTTCATCATATATGCAGTAGACGACAACAAATCCATACGGAAAAGGGTCGAatggaatttttttatttattttttttttttttttttagaactggtCATTTGGTAAAATAGACTATAGAGATTCTTAGGTTCTCGTGCATGCAGATACACGAATTGATGATAGGCTATGtcatgtatttttctttctttttgtttagtttgtgttTCAGTATACCTTACCTGTATACAATATCTTATTAAGCAATTccattttatttaagaaaatgacATCAACATATCATTGTATAAAACACGATTACCTTCAACATAGCTGCACTGTTCATTAACTCTTGTTCCAGTGTTCCATTTTCCATTATATGACACAGCCTATACAATTTTGCCATTTAAAAATCCTATTTCAAGAAAATGTAAGTGTGCCAATATTTGAACTAATTGACAAAGCACATTCGCTGTTTTAATCGTGGTAACACTGACCGTGTGTGTGTTTAGGTGCATTTACAAGCTATACAGTGAATGCAAAGAGCAGGATTCTTTCTTTTCAGCTTGCACGCACCTCCTCCACTGTTGATACAGCGACTGCCTCAAGACTccttaaactacattttaatattagcttCCGGGTTCACTCCTTGTGTTAACACATCAAGGGGGGGTCACGGTGTCCTATTTAACCAACCACATCATAGTCAGACTGATTCCGTGAAAATGAATAGCAAGCGAGCAGCGGCGACAGACCCGTCAGTGAGTCACAAGGACTGGGCAGCAACGCTCTCAACCTGTAAGGATTTTCAGTTAGGTGTTATAAATTAAACTACagtgtttgtatatatggttccACCCTTTACAAGAATAAAAAGTGCTACATCACTTTATAAAGCATGTatggtattttaaataatatattctatacaccactgtaaaactgtattgaAATAACCCCATTcaaatactaatatatatatatatatatatatatatatatatatatatatatatatatatatatatatatatatatataatatgtgtgtgtgtgtgtgtgtgtgtgtgtacaatttaaaaagacacacaattATTGTGGCACGATAAATTAATAGCCTGCATACAAACCTTGTGTGAATAAATAAATTGGACGCCCTGGACACCAAATGCCACTGttgctgttgtgttaagaactggTCAGATAAGATACTTTTTACAAAAGGCAGGGCAGATGTGTCTGTTGTTCAGCCATTAACAATAACGAACCAAGACGGCCAAAATAACTCCTCACCCAAAGTGAAGCTGCGGGAGGGATGGAATTATGACACAGCACATTatgatatctgaatgcatttCAACAGATCTACAGAGAATTCTTCAAATTGATCTCCTTTAATTGTATTGTTACATTAAACACACCTgctcaatgttattattattattattattattattgttattattattattattattattattattattattattattattattattattacatttgacGTAATTTCAAAATACATGGAAATCTTTATCACgaataaaaacaacaatgcaataatatagtaaaacaaaaagtgcttattattttattgtttatacagAGATATAGACATAACATTTCAAAGTACTGGCCATATGAATTGAGGTCactttttaaatcaatcaatgtACCAAGAAGCTGTTTGCTTTCATTATATACCAAATGTATATAAACACAGAGACATAGACTGCTtttgaagataaaaaaataaataaatacaaaacagctTTATTATGTAGTCTATACTtacatattataatataataacaaaCTGAAAAACACATGTAATTTCAGCTATGCATCATGAATACAGACGTGGTATCAATGAACATATTTACATTAAAGGCAAGAATGATCAAAATCAAGTTCAAAATTAGGCATAAGACATTCGTACATTTTGGATTTTAATAAACAAGTCGCATAAACATACAttgttatatgtatttatatatgtccTTTTTTTATAGGCCTACATAATAATCCTGTatactttttcttttattttctgaaatggtCACCCACAACCTTTTGTTACACCGTGCATTTGTGTAACTTTTGATGACGTTTGGAACAGTTGTCAGAAGGCGTCCCTTTTCTCCTCCCGCTCGGTGTGACAGCTTGCGATGGTCAGTGTTTGGACTCTCTCCACTCAGAAAGGGACATGTCAAAGGTGACGCTTCAAGACTCCGAAAGCTAACAGATGCCACTTGAGCAGATTAACTTTTCTAGACTTTGCCCTGGTGAGCTTCTTGGGGACCTGCTCGGTGACAAAAACACATACATCTGTCAGGGTCAAGAAGAAAAGTGGCGTTAAAGACAAGTCATTTTATTGCACTTGTttttggtaatatatatatatatatatatatatatatatatatatatatatatatatatatatatatatatatatatatatatatatatatatatatatatatatatatatatccaaatccTGGACATAGTCTATATGTGGCCTGTAGTACAAACTGCACCTGTTCACATTCTCATAGTGGTCGATATTTTTCATTCACACTCGTGTCTCAGTGACTtgcaaaaggaagaaaaaaagtcCTTTTTGTTGAGATTCACTCAAGCGACCCCGATTTGTGTTAAAAGCCCAGTTTGTCTCATGTTTTGTGcctcaattcaatggcaaattgTCGTGAGCACACTTTGGTTCATACTAAAGAAACACCTCAGAAGAAAGAATGCGAAGAAAAGGCGCGTGGCAGTGATTGTGCTCGAAATTAATTGGTATAAATacaggttttattaacaataagtCAAGCACAATGAGCGATGAAATGGGCTTGTGAGATTTCCCGCAGCAACCAAAAAATGGATATCCGTGTTGTGAACAATTTACAACTTATTCAATGATATAATTATTAATTATCTCAATTAGTTTGAACTCTGTTTTTCGCGTGGCTGGTTTGGCATTAATACAAACTTTTGCTTACAATTGAAATACAAACCAGCTGTTTatcaattaataatacaatagtGAAAAGAATATTTTCTATAAAGGTAAAATCATGCAGCAATGTGACTAATTTCCTATGGTTCCAAAAATCTATTTTcttgtaaatgtaataaatattgatttaatcTTGTTTTTACAATCAgaaaaatccttaaaaaaaaaaaaataataataataataataataataataataataataataataataataataataataataatccgtgAGTGgaatattttctatttattttgtaatcattttatgTTACCACATATTTAACAGCCAGTCTGAAATTTGTATTTCAGTCATATATAAATCATGATTAGAACGTATTACGTATTATTTGAATTGAAATATACGACTAGTACAACACTTACTACAGTACTTATCATAATAATAGGGTTGCCTTACAACTTTGTCAGAACGACACAATTAATTTGATGAAACACATGAAATACAGGGTCGGTATATGGTCGCCAAAACAAAGATTCAGATAGCTTTAATCTACTGCAAATAAAGTTACAGAACtccaactaaaaagaaaaaaaataacgtCTAATTTTAAATTCTTAAAAGGGCTATGTGCAAAAAGGCATGGCTgttgtattaattatttatacGCTGATGCCTCCCTACTTTTCAAAGATATTATTAATTAGGCGCCTCTGGTCTTTTGCGGGGAGCTCCATAGAGTCACTTGCAgctttaaatatgaattaaaagcAAATCCGAGTTGCCATAATGAGAAAATTATTCCATGTCTAGCATGGCAGAGATAAATAACTGTATGGATCAATACTTTGAGACTCTGCTCCAAACGACACAGTTATTGATAGCTTGTATTAATGACGTTAATGGCAGTAAAGGCACAAGGAACATTTCAAATCAAAGCAActagaatatttttgttttatcaaaacGAAGACAGAGTAATCTCTACAATATGCAACACGTTTACATTCATATAAACTATATCAACTATAGGAACGTGTAGATGTTTTTGTTAGACTGTGATTTTCAAAAGAGCAAAAAACAGGTTTGCATAGGAGACAACATTGTATTGACTGCCATATTCTCTGCCACTGCTCTACAgtcaaatacaaaaatcaattttAGTAACATAAAATAGCCTCTACTGTACATACCGGACCCTATTCAAAATACATATATACTAAAACTAAAGACTACACACAATCATATAGAACACATGtaaccacattttttttaatggttatacATTAGACGCACAACAAAATATAAATGCTAAAATGAGTGTACAATCTATTGCATAAGATTCCTGAACTGGTTTACAATGCATTGAAAGGGCTCAAAAGGCGCTATTTAATGAAACTATTGCTAAAACCTGTGCATTGATACATGATgataatgatttattattattattattattattattattattattattattattattattattatttaagtagcCTATAGAGATGCCCGTTTATAAACTCAGTAGAAGGGAATATCTGATTTTTATGAGTGAATACGTTTGATAAGTGAATACAGATTGGCAGATTATTCACTTAACAGAAATCGAGGTATGGTAATTAAGTGTTAATTCGATCCGAGCTCTGGCAGAATGTGTTTATAGTCTTTTCATCAATAATTGACTTCACTTCggaatttttcttttcttcctttttcttttctttttaactttTATTACATAAGCAGCGTATTTCTAAACTACTCTCAGCTCAACCTGTTCGTTGTATTTGACAAACATACATGTAAACATGAAACGTGGAAATAACAGGCTAATACTACATACCgaatgcaggctacttcaaaacgTTACACAAAGAATACACATAAAATATATGTTAAATTGCCTGTGTTGCTTTTCCAGGTGTAGCCTATTTAACCCTTTATGAATTATAAGATTTGGGGCGCGAAACCAAAAATATTATTGTTGATTTGTAACTTAAATAAAGTTTAGAAAGTAGATCTGTTGAATTCTTGAAAAATATGGCAGAGGCTTTAACAGAAACAAGCgaattttagaatatatatatatatatatatatatatatatatatatatatatatatatatatatatatatatatattgcagggaTTGTATCACATAAATGgcgttttatttacaaaatatcaGAAATCAACTCCATAGCCGCACATTTTGGAAATTATACATAATTGTCCAatgtcaaaatatttatttaaacaaaactgcATGCTGTTTAAGTTTTAGTTTTGCTTTCGTTTAACTTcatcaaataaaattaaaaaaaaagaaatataatttttttttttatttcttgcatGATCACAATAAAATCCCAAATCTGGAAAATAACTTTCTATTGCACCATGCCAATGGCGATGTCACAATTAACGCGTTTCAAGACGGATTGAAc
This window harbors:
- the LOC117427639 gene encoding hepatocyte nuclear factor 6-like, whose translation is MNAQLTMENIGDLHGVSHEQVPTTADLMSSSSPHHRSSVAHRSNHLSVHARSMGMASILDGGDYHHHRPPDHALTGHLHPTMTMACEAPPGMSMSSTYTTLTPLQSLPPISTVSDKFPHHHHHHHHHHHPHQRIPGNVSGSFTLMRDDRALASMNNLYTPYHKDVTGMGQSLSPLSGSGLGGIHNSQQGLPPYAHPGATMPTEKMLTPNGFEAHHPAMLARHGDQHMTASSAGMVQINGIHHHHHLNAQSHGQVLGSTREHNASSLSGSQGNNGGNSGQMEEVNTKEVAQRITTELKRYSIPQAIFAQRVLCRSQGTLSDLLRNPKPWSKLKSGRETFRRMWKWLQEPEFQRMSALRLAACKRKEQEHGKGDRGSASKKPRLVFTDVQRRTLHAIFKENKRPSKELQITISQQLGLELTTVSNFFMNARRRSLDKWLDDGSSNSANSSSSSSTCTKA